A window from Mycolicibacterium tokaiense encodes these proteins:
- a CDS encoding helix-turn-helix transcriptional regulator: MDQGQLADFLRTRREALTPADVGLPTGPRRRTAGLRREEVAALAVISTDYYTRMEQQRGPQPSAEVLASLARALRLNLDERDHLFRLAGHNAPARRPASEQVSLATMRILERLQDTPAQVMSALGETLVQTPAARALLGDETRYEGFARSVVYRWFTHPGAREVYPEADHPHISRTWVAGTRVAYVRDGPGSRSAQIVDDLLRRSAEFAELWKLHDVSAHNDLHKRIAHPVLGVLDVQCQVLHDPALLHTLLVFTAEPGTPSYAKLAALGADPQAYLRDERVQAGTADQWTARL; encoded by the coding sequence ATGGACCAAGGTCAACTGGCTGACTTCCTGCGCACCCGCCGTGAGGCGCTGACGCCGGCCGATGTCGGGTTGCCCACCGGCCCGCGGCGGCGCACCGCGGGACTGCGGCGCGAAGAGGTGGCTGCCCTGGCGGTGATCTCGACCGACTACTACACCCGCATGGAGCAGCAGCGCGGCCCGCAGCCGTCGGCCGAGGTGTTGGCGTCGCTGGCCCGGGCGCTGCGGCTCAACCTCGACGAGCGCGATCACTTGTTCCGGCTGGCCGGCCACAACGCCCCCGCCCGTCGTCCGGCGTCCGAACAGGTCAGCCTGGCCACCATGCGGATCCTGGAGAGGTTGCAGGACACCCCGGCCCAGGTGATGTCGGCGCTGGGGGAGACCCTGGTGCAGACGCCGGCCGCGCGGGCACTGCTGGGCGATGAGACGCGCTACGAGGGCTTCGCCCGGAGTGTGGTCTACCGCTGGTTCACCCACCCGGGCGCGCGCGAGGTCTACCCGGAGGCCGACCATCCACACATCTCGCGCACCTGGGTGGCGGGGACCCGGGTGGCCTACGTGCGCGACGGGCCCGGATCGCGGTCGGCGCAGATCGTCGACGACCTGCTGCGGCGCAGCGCGGAGTTCGCCGAGCTGTGGAAGCTGCACGACGTCTCTGCGCACAACGATCTCCACAAGCGCATCGCCCACCCCGTCCTGGGGGTGCTCGACGTGCAGTGCCAGGTCCTGCACGACCCGGCGCTGCTGCACACCCTGCTGGTGTTCACCGCCGAGCCGGGCACTCCCAGCTACGCCAAACTCGCCGCTCTGGGTGCCGATCCGCAGGCCTATCTGCGTGACGAGCGGGTGCAGGCAGGGACCGCCGATCAGTGGACAGCTCGACTCTGA
- a CDS encoding DUF5130 domain-containing protein, with the protein MASGSEPTTEVLKRESEKLPYGWAMTYSGRLSGVTEPGELSETYPFSIKERVELDEALKWGSRAAKARFAVYIGDLGAPSAAAARALLAKVPTPDEAVLIAVSPNQKVIEIVYGSGLQGRGAESAAPLGVAAATSAFKEGNLIDGLVSAVRVMSAGIARP; encoded by the coding sequence GTGGCAAGTGGTAGTGAACCCACCACCGAGGTCCTGAAGCGGGAATCGGAGAAGCTGCCCTACGGCTGGGCCATGACCTACAGCGGTCGGCTCTCCGGGGTCACCGAGCCCGGCGAGTTGTCGGAGACCTACCCGTTCTCCATCAAGGAGCGGGTGGAACTCGACGAGGCGCTGAAGTGGGGCTCACGAGCTGCCAAGGCGCGCTTTGCGGTCTACATCGGCGACCTGGGCGCCCCCAGCGCCGCCGCGGCACGCGCGCTCCTGGCCAAGGTGCCCACGCCGGACGAGGCCGTGCTGATCGCGGTGTCGCCGAACCAGAAGGTCATCGAGATCGTCTACGGGTCTGGTCTGCAGGGCCGCGGTGCCGAGTCGGCCGCGCCCCTCGGAGTGGCCGCAGCCACCTCGGCCTTCAAGGAAGGCAACCTGATCGACGGTCTGGTCAGCGCCGTGCGGGTGATGTCGGCAGGCATCGCCAGGCCCTGA
- the ctaJ gene encoding aa3-type cytochrome oxidase subunit CtaJ, translated as MGGVPLLLFLLLAVIFLRKPGPHPASYKLSEQWTHEPILWAATDEVIGDAHGHGSHEFTVGGGASGKW; from the coding sequence ATGGGCGGGGTGCCGCTGCTGCTGTTCTTGCTGCTGGCCGTGATCTTCCTGCGCAAGCCGGGGCCGCACCCAGCCTCCTACAAGCTGTCCGAGCAATGGACGCATGAGCCCATCCTGTGGGCCGCCACCGACGAGGTGATCGGCGACGCACACGGACACGGCTCGCACGAATTCACCGTGGGAGGTGGCGCAAGTGGCAAGTGGTAG
- a CDS encoding SDR family oxidoreductase has product MTFDVPDLSGKLAVVTGGSDGIGLGLAGRLAAAGAEVILPVRNPDKGAAAVETIRGRVPAAVVSTRRLDLSALQSVADLAGELAAEGRPIHLLINNAGVMNPPKRQSTADGFELQWGTNHLGHFALTARLLPLLTQGRARVTTQSSISARSGAINWDDLNFEKSWSSGKAYSQSKIANLMFALELDRRSAAAGWGITSNGSHPGVTPTNLLAAQPGMGRSSDTVSVRVIRAMSRLGVLNTVDVGLLPALYAATSPAASGGKFYGPSRFQHLSGPPAEQEVYRPARDAAEAKRLWDISETLVGVQFATA; this is encoded by the coding sequence ATGACATTCGACGTGCCGGATCTGAGCGGCAAGCTGGCGGTGGTGACCGGAGGCAGTGACGGGATCGGCCTCGGCCTGGCGGGCCGCCTCGCAGCCGCGGGCGCCGAGGTGATCCTGCCGGTGCGCAATCCCGACAAGGGCGCTGCCGCCGTCGAGACCATCCGGGGCCGGGTGCCCGCCGCCGTGGTGAGCACCCGGCGACTGGACCTGTCTGCGCTGCAGTCGGTGGCCGATCTTGCCGGTGAGCTGGCCGCCGAGGGCCGGCCGATCCATCTGCTGATCAACAATGCCGGCGTGATGAATCCACCGAAGCGGCAGAGCACCGCCGACGGGTTCGAATTGCAGTGGGGCACCAATCATCTGGGCCATTTCGCGTTGACCGCCCGCTTGTTGCCGCTGCTGACGCAGGGGCGGGCGCGGGTCACCACGCAGTCGAGCATCTCGGCCCGCAGCGGCGCGATCAACTGGGATGACCTGAACTTCGAGAAGTCCTGGTCGAGTGGCAAGGCCTACAGCCAGTCCAAGATCGCCAACCTCATGTTCGCGCTGGAGCTGGACCGCCGCAGCGCGGCCGCCGGCTGGGGCATCACCAGCAACGGTTCCCATCCCGGCGTCACGCCCACCAACCTGCTGGCCGCCCAGCCGGGCATGGGCCGCTCCAGTGACACCGTCAGTGTCCGGGTGATCAGGGCCATGTCCCGACTGGGCGTACTCAACACCGTCGACGTCGGGCTGCTGCCTGCGCTGTACGCCGCCACCAGCCCGGCCGCCTCCGGCGGGAAGTTCTACGGTCCCAGTAGGTTCCAACACCTGTCCGGCCCGCCCGCCGAGCAGGAGGTGTACCGCCCGGCCCGCGACGCCGCGGAGGCGAAGCGCCTGTGGGACATCTCCGAGACACTGGTGGGCGTGCAGTTCGCCACGGCCTGA
- a CDS encoding HNH endonuclease, producing the protein MAQRKRNQLNRVGHRAAVGRSGSGVATPLHTVDTAMSPPNEATSVWGRRRVLLLNSTYEPLTALPMRRAIVMLLCGKADVVHDDPAGPVIHSATRTIAVPSVIRLRTFVRVPYRARVPMTRAALMHRDRFRCAYCGAKADTVDHVVPRCLGGEHTWENCVACCASCNHRKADKLLSELGWTLRVTPTPPKGQHWRLLSTVKELDPAWVRYLGEGAA; encoded by the coding sequence ATGGCCCAGCGCAAGCGAAACCAACTGAATAGGGTTGGACACCGCGCGGCGGTGGGCCGATCCGGGTCTGGTGTAGCCACGCCGCTGCACACCGTCGACACCGCGATGTCGCCCCCGAACGAGGCGACGTCGGTGTGGGGTCGCCGCCGGGTGCTCCTGCTCAATTCCACCTACGAGCCGCTGACGGCGCTGCCGATGCGGCGCGCCATCGTCATGCTGCTGTGCGGCAAGGCCGACGTGGTGCACGACGACCCCGCGGGGCCGGTGATCCACTCCGCGACCCGCACCATTGCCGTGCCGTCGGTGATCCGGCTGCGCACGTTCGTCCGGGTGCCATACCGGGCGCGGGTCCCGATGACGCGGGCAGCCCTGATGCACCGAGACCGTTTCCGCTGCGCCTACTGCGGAGCCAAGGCCGACACCGTGGACCATGTGGTGCCCCGCTGCCTCGGCGGCGAGCACACCTGGGAGAACTGCGTGGCGTGCTGTGCCAGCTGTAATCACCGCAAGGCCGACAAGTTGCTCTCGGAGCTGGGCTGGACGCTGCGTGTGACGCCCACGCCGCCCAAGGGGCAGCACTGGCGGCTGTTGTCCACGGTCAAGGAGCTGGATCCGGCCTGGGTGAGATACCTCGGCGAGGGCGCAGCCTGA
- the pepN gene encoding aminopeptidase N, with protein MALPNLTQDQAAERAALVTVDSYRISLDLTDGSAAPGERTFRSVTTIEFDALAGSDTYVDLAADRVRSASLNGHDIDVSAYDESTGIALSGLAEHNVVVIDADCSYSNTGEGLHRFVDPVDGEVYLYSQFETADAKRMFACFDQPDLKAAFDITVTAPAHWQVISNGATTLVEDSGEAKVHTFATTPRMSTYLVALIAGPYARWDDTYSDEHGEIPLGIFCRASLAEFMDSERLFTETKQGFAFYHQNFGTPYAFGKYDQLFVPEFNAGAMENAGAVTFLEDYVFRSKVTRASYERRAETVLHEMAHMWFGDLVTMQWWDDLWLNESFATFASVLCQAEATEYTEAWTTFANVEKSWAYRQDQLPSTHPVAADIPDLHAVEVNFDGITYAKGASVLKQLVAYVGLESFLAGLRDYFRDHAFANATFGDLLGALEKSSGRDLSGWGRQWLKTTGLNTLRADFDVDADGAFTRFAITQGGAAPGAGETRVHRLAVGIYDEDASGKLVRVHREELDIEGSSTDVPALQGISRGKLILVNDDDLTYCSLRLDAESLQNALSRIADIAEPLPRTLVWSAAWEMTREAELKARDFVTLVMSGLHAETEVGVAQRLVLQAQTALGSYAEPGWAQSTGWPAFADKLLDLARESEPGSDHQLAFVNALCTSVLSRNHVAVLATLLDNEPAAVNLSGLVIDTDLRWRIVTALAASGDLDADGTDSPFIDNEAATDPTAAGRRNAAAAKAARPQTAVKEAAWTQVIEDDTLANITGRAIIGGIVRPGQGELLLPFTERYFETISAIWERRSSEVAQTVVVGLYPSWDISQAAIDAADRFLGGDVPPALRRLVLEGRAGVERALRARTFDAG; from the coding sequence GTGGCACTTCCCAACCTGACTCAGGACCAGGCCGCCGAGCGCGCCGCCCTGGTGACCGTCGACAGCTACCGGATCTCGCTGGATCTCACCGACGGGAGCGCGGCTCCCGGTGAGCGCACCTTCCGGTCGGTGACGACCATCGAGTTCGACGCCCTCGCCGGCTCCGACACCTATGTCGATCTGGCCGCCGACCGCGTCCGCAGCGCCAGCCTCAACGGCCACGACATCGACGTCTCTGCCTACGACGAGTCCACCGGCATCGCGCTGAGTGGACTCGCCGAACACAACGTGGTGGTCATCGACGCCGACTGCAGCTACTCCAACACCGGGGAGGGCCTGCACCGCTTCGTCGATCCCGTCGACGGCGAGGTGTATCTCTACTCGCAGTTCGAGACCGCCGACGCCAAGCGGATGTTCGCGTGTTTCGATCAGCCCGACCTCAAGGCCGCCTTCGACATCACCGTCACCGCTCCTGCCCACTGGCAGGTGATCTCCAATGGCGCCACCACGCTGGTCGAAGACTCCGGCGAAGCGAAGGTGCACACCTTCGCCACCACGCCGCGGATGAGCACCTATCTGGTGGCGTTGATCGCCGGTCCCTACGCACGCTGGGACGACACCTACAGCGACGAGCACGGCGAGATCCCGCTGGGCATCTTCTGCCGCGCCTCGCTGGCCGAGTTCATGGACTCCGAGCGGTTGTTCACCGAGACCAAGCAGGGATTCGCGTTCTATCACCAGAACTTCGGCACCCCTTACGCATTCGGCAAGTACGACCAGCTGTTCGTACCCGAGTTCAACGCCGGCGCCATGGAGAACGCGGGCGCGGTGACCTTCCTCGAGGACTACGTGTTCCGCTCCAAGGTCACCCGCGCCTCCTACGAACGCCGCGCCGAGACGGTGCTGCACGAGATGGCGCACATGTGGTTCGGCGACCTGGTCACCATGCAGTGGTGGGATGACCTATGGCTCAACGAGTCTTTCGCCACCTTCGCCTCCGTGCTCTGCCAGGCCGAGGCCACCGAGTACACCGAGGCGTGGACCACCTTCGCCAACGTGGAGAAGTCGTGGGCCTACCGCCAGGACCAGCTGCCCTCGACGCACCCCGTGGCCGCCGACATCCCTGACCTGCACGCCGTCGAGGTCAACTTCGACGGCATCACCTACGCCAAGGGCGCCAGTGTGCTCAAGCAGCTGGTGGCCTACGTGGGACTGGAGTCGTTCCTGGCGGGACTGCGGGACTACTTCCGCGACCACGCCTTCGCCAACGCCACCTTTGGGGATCTGCTGGGGGCACTGGAGAAGTCGTCGGGCCGCGACCTGTCCGGCTGGGGTCGCCAGTGGCTCAAGACCACCGGCTTGAACACCCTGCGCGCGGACTTCGACGTCGACGCCGACGGCGCATTCACCCGCTTCGCCATCACCCAGGGCGGGGCGGCGCCGGGTGCCGGCGAGACCCGGGTGCACCGGCTGGCCGTCGGCATCTACGACGAGGACGCCTCGGGCAAGCTGGTCCGGGTGCACCGCGAAGAGCTCGACATCGAAGGATCGAGCACAGATGTCCCTGCGCTGCAGGGCATTTCACGGGGCAAGCTGATCCTGGTCAACGATGACGACCTCACCTACTGCTCGCTGCGGCTGGACGCGGAATCGCTGCAGAACGCGCTGAGCCGGATTGCCGACATCGCCGAGCCACTGCCCCGCACCCTGGTGTGGTCGGCCGCGTGGGAGATGACCCGCGAGGCCGAACTGAAGGCCCGGGACTTCGTGACGCTGGTGATGAGCGGGCTGCACGCCGAGACCGAGGTGGGGGTGGCCCAGCGGCTGGTGCTGCAGGCCCAGACCGCCCTGGGCTCGTACGCCGAGCCGGGCTGGGCACAGAGCACCGGCTGGCCGGCCTTCGCGGACAAGCTGCTTGACCTGGCCCGCGAATCCGAACCGGGCTCGGACCATCAGCTCGCGTTCGTCAACGCGCTGTGCACCTCGGTGCTCTCGCGCAACCACGTCGCGGTGCTGGCCACCCTGCTGGACAACGAGCCCGCCGCGGTGAATCTGTCCGGGCTGGTGATCGACACCGACCTGCGCTGGCGCATCGTCACTGCGCTGGCGGCCAGCGGCGACCTGGATGCCGACGGCACCGACAGTCCGTTCATCGACAACGAGGCCGCCACCGATCCCACCGCCGCGGGCCGGCGAAATGCCGCCGCCGCCAAGGCTGCCCGCCCGCAGACCGCGGTCAAGGAGGCCGCGTGGACCCAGGTGATCGAGGACGACACCTTGGCCAACATCACCGGGCGCGCCATCATCGGGGGCATCGTCCGTCCCGGTCAGGGCGAGCTGCTGCTGCCGTTCACCGAGCGGTACTTCGAGACCATCTCCGCGATCTGGGAGCGCCGTTCCAGTGAGGTGGCCCAGACCGTGGTGGTGGGCCTCTACCCGTCCTGGGACATCAGCCAGGCCGCCATCGACGCGGCCGACCGGTTCCTCGGCGGCGACGTCCCGCCCGCCTTGCGGCGGCTGGTGCTCGAGGGCCGCGCCGGGGTGGAGCGCGCCCTGCGCGCCCGCACCTTCGACGCCGGGTAG